In Kutzneria kofuensis, the DNA window GGTGCTGGTCCTGCTCGACGACGCCGCCGACGAGCGGCACGTCCGCGACCTGCTGCCGGGCGGCCCGGGCTGCGCGGTGCTGGTGACCAGCCGCCGCCGGCTGCCGGCGCTGGCCGGCGCGACGCACGTGGACATCGAGGTGTTCGCCGAGACCGAGGCGACGGCCCTGCTGGAGACGCTGGTCGGCGCCAAGCGGATCGCCGAGGACCCGGCGGCCGCCGCGGACATCGTGCAGCTGTGCGGGCAGCTGGCGCTGGCGGTGCGGATCACCGGCGCCCGGCTGGCCGCCCGGCCGCAGTGGCCGCTGCGGCTGCTCGCGACCCGGCTGCGGGAACGGCACCAGTTGCTGGACGAGCTGTCCGCCGGCGACCTGGAGGTACGCGGCAGCCTGCTGCTCAGCTACGAGGGCCTGGACGAGACCGACCGGCGGGCCCTGCGGCTGCTGGGCTGGCTGGGCACCATGGAGTTCGCGTCCTGGTTCGTGGCCCCGCTGCTCGACCTGACCGTGCCGGCGACCGAGCGCATCCTGGAGCGGCTGGCCGACAGCTACCTGCTGGACACCATCCTGGTCGACGCCGCCGGCTCCCCCCGCTACCAGCTGCACGACCTGACCCGGGCGTTCGCCGTCGAGCGGGCGGAGGCCGAGGAGGCGTTGCCGGACGCGACGGCGGCACTGGAGCGGGTCATCCACTGCGCCGTGACGATGATCGACGAGGCGACGGCGCGGATGCCGCGCGGCAGCGCGACGCACGTCAGCGGCCGGCCCCGCTGGCACGCCCCGGACCCGGCGACCATGGCCCGGCTGGTGGCCGACCCGGTGGGCTGGTTCGACGCCGAGCGCACGGTGTTCGTGGCGCTGGTCGAGCGGGCCAGCGAGCTGGGCCTGGTGATGTCGTCGACCAGCCTGGCCGCGGCGCTGTCCTCGTCGGCGTTCACCGCCCGCAACCAGTTCGACCAGTGGTGGCAGACACACTCGGCCGCGTTGCAGGCCGCCGACCTGGCCGGCGACGAGGCGAGCAAGGCGTCGCTGTACGTGGGCCTGGGCCGGCTGCGGCTGGAGCAGGACCGGTTCGACGAGGCCGACGACTACTACGGCCGGGCGCTGCAGATCTACGAGCGGCTGGGCGACGACAGCGCCGTCGTGCTGACCAAGCTGGAGCTGGCCAGCGTGCAGCGGGAGCGCGGTGAGCTCAAGGACGCGGAGCGGACGCTGGTCGAGGTGCTGCCGGCGCTGGCGAACGCGCACTCGTCGCAGATCGAGGCGCGGGCGTGGCACAGCCTGGGCATGACGCTGACCGAGCAGGGCTGTTTCGAGGCGGCGCTGGTCGAGCACAACCGCGCCCTGGCCCGCTATGAGGAACTGGCCGACCGGTTCGGCCAGGCCCTGGTGCTGCGGTCGATCGGCATCGCCCACCGGGCGGCCGACGAGCTCGACGCGGCCGAGCGGTTCTGCGGGTCGGCGCTGCGGCTGATGGTGGAGCTGGGCGACACGCACATGGTCGTCTACGCCGCGCAGTCGCTGGCCAAGGTGCGCATCCGGCAGGGGCGCGGCGCGGCCGAGCGGCAGGGGCTGCTCGACGGCCTGGAGAAGTGCGTGGAGCTGCAGGACGGCTTCGGGCAGGCGCTGCTGCTGCGCACCCTGGGCGAGCTGGACCTGGCCGCCGGCCGGTTCGACGACGCCGAGCAGCACCTGCAGCGGTCGCTGCAGTGGTGGACCGCGCTGTCGCTGCCGCTGTGGCAGGCCCGCACCATGCGCGACCTGTCCACGCTGCTGGCGGCGACCGGCCGCACCGACCAGGCGGACGCCACCTGGTCGGCGGCGCGGCGGCTGTTCGAGAAGCACGGCAGCCACGAGGCGAACGAGCCGCGGCCTCGGCTGTCCGGAGGGATCACCCCGGCGCGATCGCCGCTGTAGGGTGTCGCCCCGGTGACCTCGCCGTCGCCGGGACCCACGCCCGCTCGGACGTGCCGCCGGACGGCGTAATCAAGGGTGGGAAACGGATGCAATCACGAAGGTTCCTGGCGCTCGCCGCCGCCCTGGCCGTCGGTGTCGCGGCGATCCCGGCTTCCGCGGCGGAGACCGCGCCCCAGCCGCACGCCGTGCCGTCGGCGTCTGGTGCGGCCTTCACGCCGATGAGCCCGACCCGGGTGCTCGACACCCGGGACGGCACCGGCACCGGCGGCGTGGTCCGCCCGGTCGGCGACAACTCCACCATCCGGCTGGACCTGTCGGCGGTGATCCCGGCCTCGGCGACTGCGGTGGTGTTCAACCTGACCGCCGCCGACGTCACCGCCAGTACGAGCATCACGGCATGGCCGGACGGCGAGACGCAGCCCGTTTCCTCCAACCTGAACCTGGTCGCCGGCGATGTCCGCCCGAACCTGGTGACGGTGGCGGTCGGCGCCAACCGGGCCGTGGACCTGTTCAACCACTTCGGTTCGGTGGACCTGATCGCCGACCTCGCCGGTTACTACGCGACCGGCGGCGGCTCGCTGTTCACGTCGATGAGCCCGACCCGCGTGTTGGACACCCGTGACGGCACGGGCACCGGCGGTTCGAAGACCCCGGTCGGCCCGAACGGCGTCGTCACCCTCGACCTGTCCGCGGTGCTGCCGACGACCGCCACCGCGGCGGTGTTCAACCTGACCGGCACCGACACCACGGCGTCCACCGTCGTGATCGCCTACCCGGACGGCACGAACCGGCCGAGCGCCTCCAACCTGAACCTCGTCGCCGGGCAGACCGCGCCGAACCTGGTGACCGTCGCGGTCGGCGCCAACCGCAAGGTGGACCTGTTCAACCTGTCCGGCAGCGTGAACCTGATCGCCGACCTCGCCGGCTACTACGCCACCGACCGCGGCAACCCGTTCCACTCGCTGACGCCGGTTCGCGCGCTGGACAGCCGCGACGCCAACGGCAACTCGGTGAATCCCTACGGCCCCAACACGGCCCGCCCGCTCGACCTCACGCCGTGGCTGCCGCAGACGGCTGCCTCCGCGGTGTTCAACCTGACCGGCACCAACACCACGGCGTCCACTGTGGTGACGGCCTATCCGGACGGCGCCGCCCGGCCCGGCGCGTCCAACCTGAACCTGGTCGCCGGCCAGACCGCGCCGAACCTGTCCATCGTGGCCCTCGGCGACGACGGTGCGATCCAGCTCTACAACCTGTCGGGCACCGTGGACCTCATCGTCGACGTGGCCGGCTACTTCGGCCCCGCGCCGAAGCCGTGCGACACCGGCTGCGTCTACGGCAGCGGCGACAACACGCATGCGCAGCTCGCCAACGGCAGCATCGGCGGTTCCACCACTGCGATGACGCCGATCGCCGGGCTGAACCACGTGACCGCCGTGACCGGCGGCCAGTACAACGGCTTCGCGCTGCGCGCCGACGGCACCGTGTGGGGCTGGGGCGACAACTCCGTGCGACAGATGGGCAACGGCAAATCCACCGGCTACTCCACGGTGCCGTATCCGG includes these proteins:
- a CDS encoding AfsR/SARP family transcriptional regulator; the encoded protein is MRFRLLGPVCVLSGDTTVEVSGRKPRALLAVLALDAGRVVPADTLIDVLWGENPPGSARAGVHSYVSTLRRTLGEGTIQRRPAGYELTVPPTDVDVHEFGALVTQARQDLAAGRFGVAERGLEAALALWRGAPLGGLDGEWAERERDRLLQLRLAAVEDRIEAQLRLGQGPRLIAELSGLVADDPLRERSRGQLMIALYQAGRQADALAAYEAGRRLLIDELGVEPSPEFQAVHGQILRGEVPTPVVDEPPPVEPVVPQARTEAAPAAPRQLPSDLPDFTGREAQIERLVGRLAADTNATKVCVIAGQPGAGKSSLAIHVAHLVREQYPDGQLYVNLRGVHASSLDPAEVLARFLRALGTPAQSVPDSLEERADLYRTMLSNRRVLVLLDDAADERHVRDLLPGGPGCAVLVTSRRRLPALAGATHVDIEVFAETEATALLETLVGAKRIAEDPAAAADIVQLCGQLALAVRITGARLAARPQWPLRLLATRLRERHQLLDELSAGDLEVRGSLLLSYEGLDETDRRALRLLGWLGTMEFASWFVAPLLDLTVPATERILERLADSYLLDTILVDAAGSPRYQLHDLTRAFAVERAEAEEALPDATAALERVIHCAVTMIDEATARMPRGSATHVSGRPRWHAPDPATMARLVADPVGWFDAERTVFVALVERASELGLVMSSTSLAAALSSSAFTARNQFDQWWQTHSAALQAADLAGDEASKASLYVGLGRLRLEQDRFDEADDYYGRALQIYERLGDDSAVVLTKLELASVQRERGELKDAERTLVEVLPALANAHSSQIEARAWHSLGMTLTEQGCFEAALVEHNRALARYEELADRFGQALVLRSIGIAHRAADELDAAERFCGSALRLMVELGDTHMVVYAAQSLAKVRIRQGRGAAERQGLLDGLEKCVELQDGFGQALLLRTLGELDLAAGRFDDAEQHLQRSLQWWTALSLPLWQARTMRDLSTLLAATGRTDQADATWSAARRLFEKHGSHEANEPRPRLSGGITPARSPL